From Bifidobacterium sp. ESL0790, one genomic window encodes:
- a CDS encoding NAD(P)-dependent oxidoreductase translates to MSKRILVTGASGYIGRHVVKALLDDGQEVIAADRHPHDLDPRAKQVAVDLFAPNDNLFEELGSPDVCLHMAWRDGFKHNSDAHMGDLSGHYRFIKQMLDSGLKQIAVMGTMHEVGYWEGAIDENTPCKPASMYGIAKNALREATLQMAEEHHAVAQWIRAYYIVGDDLRGSSIFSKLLQAAQDGKKTFPFTMGKNKYDFINVDVLAEQIAAVVSQDKVTGIINCCTGNPVSLADRVERYIKDNNLDIKLEYGAFPDRPYDSPGVWGDNTKILQIMGESQR, encoded by the coding sequence ATGTCAAAAAGAATTCTTGTAACTGGAGCCAGCGGCTACATCGGCCGGCATGTGGTGAAAGCCTTGCTGGATGATGGCCAGGAGGTCATCGCAGCCGATCGCCACCCGCACGATTTGGATCCTCGGGCCAAGCAGGTCGCGGTTGATCTCTTCGCTCCGAATGACAATTTGTTCGAAGAGCTGGGAAGCCCCGATGTCTGTCTGCATATGGCGTGGCGCGACGGGTTCAAACACAATTCCGACGCACATATGGGCGATCTTTCCGGGCACTATCGTTTCATCAAGCAGATGCTAGACAGCGGTCTGAAGCAGATTGCCGTCATGGGCACGATGCACGAGGTCGGTTATTGGGAGGGCGCGATTGATGAGAACACGCCTTGCAAGCCCGCCTCCATGTACGGCATCGCCAAAAACGCCCTTCGTGAGGCAACGCTGCAGATGGCAGAGGAACATCACGCCGTTGCTCAGTGGATTCGCGCCTACTACATCGTGGGGGACGACTTGCGGGGGAGTTCCATTTTCTCGAAGCTGCTTCAGGCGGCGCAGGATGGCAAGAAGACGTTCCCATTCACCATGGGCAAGAACAAATACGATTTCATCAACGTCGACGTCCTCGCCGAGCAGATCGCCGCGGTCGTCTCCCAAGACAAGGTCACTGGCATCATCAACTGCTGCACTGGTAATCCCGTCTCCTTGGCTGACCGTGTCGAACGCTACATCAAGGACAACAACCTCGACATCAAGCTCGAATACGGCGCGTTCCCGGATCGTCCGTACGACTCGCCTGGGGTTTGGGGCGACAACACGAAGATTCTCCAGATCATGGGAGAATCTCAGCGCTAG
- a CDS encoding ABC transporter permease, whose amino-acid sequence MSTKSDVISRPGTSKGLFGVFRYRYLLKLLVKKEVRIRYRGSWLGMVWTYIKPLTQFLVFYVAMGIFMGMGRSGNLQVYPVYLFSAVIVTNFFTEAFGNCTRSILSNTGLIQKIYLPRELFPLASLRVAFVHFFPQLVILLLGAAITGWRPDIKGLIIAIIGFAALCCFAFGLGLFFGSINVFYRDAENITDLVAMIAPWAAPCFYPWTMVAAHVPRWLLELYFANPIAVCVESFHRGFWWGATDEAFQFSGSWVMRLGVSLLVSLFCLVVGELTFKHLEGRFAQEL is encoded by the coding sequence ATGAGTACAAAGTCTGACGTCATCTCACGCCCTGGCACTAGCAAAGGGCTGTTTGGCGTATTTCGCTACCGCTATCTGCTCAAGCTATTGGTGAAGAAAGAAGTCCGCATCCGCTACCGCGGCTCCTGGCTCGGCATGGTCTGGACCTACATAAAGCCCCTCACGCAGTTCTTGGTCTTCTACGTGGCCATGGGTATCTTCATGGGCATGGGACGTTCCGGGAACCTTCAGGTGTATCCTGTTTATCTTTTCAGCGCCGTCATCGTCACCAACTTCTTCACTGAAGCGTTCGGCAACTGCACGCGCTCGATTCTTAGCAATACCGGACTGATTCAGAAAATCTACCTGCCCAGGGAATTGTTCCCCTTGGCATCGTTACGTGTTGCGTTCGTCCATTTCTTCCCACAACTTGTGATTCTTCTGCTCGGGGCTGCCATCACCGGCTGGAGACCCGACATCAAGGGACTCATCATCGCCATTATCGGCTTCGCGGCTCTTTGCTGTTTCGCATTCGGATTGGGACTCTTCTTCGGATCAATCAACGTCTTCTACAGGGACGCCGAGAACATCACCGACCTTGTCGCCATGATCGCGCCCTGGGCCGCCCCTTGCTTCTACCCATGGACCATGGTCGCCGCGCATGTGCCAAGGTGGCTGTTGGAACTCTACTTCGCAAACCCGATCGCGGTTTGTGTGGAATCTTTCCATCGTGGTTTCTGGTGGGGCGCGACCGACGAGGCTTTCCAGTTCTCGGGGTCCTGGGTCATGAGGCTTGGCGTAAGCCTGCTTGTCTCCCTGTTCTGCCTTGTCGTCGGAGAGTTGACCTTCAAGCATCTCGAAGGCCGTTTTGCACAGGAGCTTTAA
- a CDS encoding ABC transporter ATP-binding protein, producing MNQSKKKRLSLPDDVAIRVDDVSKHFSLRANSSIKESIVKLFTPKKKRIKPELFHALDNISFDIKRSETVGLIGVNGSGKSTMLKMISGVMQPDSGDVLIRGRLAGLIEVGAGFAQDLTGRENVYLNGAILGLSEQEINERYDDIVAFSGIESFMDTEVKFYSSGMFLRLAFAVAVYSNPDIFLIDEILAVGDEAFQKKCIERLKEQQKQGQTMVIVSHSEDQIKQLCQRCIVLSHSHVIFDGDPEEAFTVMRQNA from the coding sequence ATGAACCAGTCAAAGAAAAAACGTTTAAGCCTTCCTGATGATGTTGCCATTCGCGTCGATGATGTCAGCAAGCATTTCTCACTTCGCGCCAATTCCTCCATCAAGGAATCAATCGTCAAGTTGTTCACTCCCAAGAAGAAGCGCATCAAACCAGAGCTTTTCCATGCACTTGACAACATTTCCTTCGACATCAAGCGCAGCGAGACCGTCGGTCTTATCGGGGTCAACGGGTCTGGCAAATCCACGATGCTGAAGATGATTTCTGGAGTGATGCAGCCTGATTCCGGAGACGTCTTGATTCGAGGCCGTCTCGCCGGTCTTATTGAAGTCGGCGCCGGATTCGCGCAGGACCTTACCGGCCGTGAGAACGTATACCTCAACGGTGCCATCCTGGGACTTTCCGAGCAGGAAATCAACGAACGATATGATGACATCGTGGCGTTCAGCGGCATCGAATCGTTTATGGACACGGAAGTGAAGTTCTATTCCTCCGGCATGTTCCTTCGTCTCGCGTTTGCGGTAGCGGTATACAGCAATCCCGACATCTTCCTCATCGACGAAATTCTCGCCGTCGGCGACGAGGCCTTCCAGAAAAAGTGCATTGAGCGGCTCAAGGAGCAGCAAAAGCAAGGCCAGACCATGGTCATCGTCTCCCATAGCGAGGACCAGATCAAGCAGCTCTGCCAACGTTGCATCGTCCTTTCGCATTCCCATGTCATCTTCGACGGAGATCCGGAAGAGGCCTTCACCGTGATGCGTCAGAATGCATAA
- a CDS encoding acyltransferase family protein — translation MTDTQQIKTQSLTTQGCELLQESLRSNSSNQKKVMHQSNFELLRIIAMLMIVLCHFFFYNKFSLDQQPMRPKRIVLKTFLASQGRVGLDIFFAISIWFLCKPNHQIHFHDSARRAWVLERTLLFWSLVLTIVCFATRILPVTARSILNAIFPTATCDWGYATSYIFILLLLPSINQGISRLSQRQHLCMCVVLLVFGPVFGVIPGFNHQMAASGPSRSSALSYLSPTFGGITSNSPVSSSVWPASQLVMRS, via the coding sequence TTGACGGACACCCAACAAATAAAAACTCAATCATTAACAACACAAGGATGTGAACTGTTGCAGGAGTCACTGAGAAGTAATTCCAGTAATCAGAAGAAGGTAATGCACCAGTCGAACTTTGAGCTGCTGCGCATCATAGCCATGCTGATGATTGTTCTTTGCCACTTTTTCTTCTACAACAAGTTCTCACTTGATCAGCAGCCCATGAGGCCGAAGCGAATCGTTCTGAAAACTTTCCTAGCGAGTCAGGGAAGGGTTGGACTCGATATATTCTTTGCCATTTCCATCTGGTTCCTCTGCAAACCGAATCACCAAATCCATTTCCACGACTCAGCCAGACGTGCATGGGTCCTGGAGCGCACACTTCTGTTTTGGTCGCTTGTTCTGACGATTGTTTGCTTTGCAACACGAATCCTACCGGTGACGGCACGGTCTATTCTGAATGCGATTTTCCCTACCGCAACCTGTGATTGGGGCTACGCGACCTCGTATATCTTCATCCTTCTTCTGCTGCCTTCCATCAATCAGGGCATCAGCCGTCTGAGCCAAAGGCAACACCTGTGCATGTGTGTCGTTCTTCTTGTCTTTGGACCAGTCTTTGGAGTGATACCTGGCTTTAACCATCAGATGGCGGCAAGCGGTCCATCGCGTTCCTCTGCCTTGTCGTATTTGTCACCTACCTTCGGTGGCATCACGAGCAATTCCCCGGTATCCTCATCGGTTTGGCCTGCCTCGCAGTTGGTTATGCGATCATAG